GAACCAGAGAGATGGCATCTGGAGAAGGACTCTACCTGCTGTTGCTGGCTTTGACCATAGAAGAAGGATGCTGTGAACCAAGGTTGCAACAGCCTCTAAAAGCTGGGAATGCCCTCAGCTTACAGCCAGCAAGAAAAAGAGGATCTTGGTCCTCTATTTGCAAGGAATTAAATTCCACCAACAATCCAAATAAGCAGGAAACAGCTTCTCTCCTGGAATCCTCAGAAAGGatcacagccctgcccacacctcaaTTCCACTACGGGGAGGCCCAtaccagacttctgacctacagatcTGCGGTTTGGGTTGTTCTAAGCCATAACTGGTGACGGTTTGTTCTGGCAGCAATAGAAAGCTCATGCAGCTATTATTCTGAGCTTTTATTGCAGTCTGCTTTTAACTtggcaaaatattagaaatgttttCCCGTGTCACCAAATACTGCCCAGTGGTTCTGGGCAATGTCATTTTGAGGGGCCTCATAGAATTCCAGTGTTGACGAATCTCCTCCTGTTGCAGGATTagattgcttgtgcttttgactGTTAGAAATAATGGTGGTTGTTACTTTTCCGTATGCATGTTTGCACCCATCCTTGATTACTTCCTTAGGAAGTGCTGTGTAAAGTATATTGGTCTTTTTCAATGAGTGTTTAATTAACAGGTGCTTATTCTCAACCGGGGCCTTCCTCCGGGATGCGGAATAGGGGGATCAGAGGGGCCTGTGGATGATTCTGGTGGGTTCCCCGGAGGCAGGCAGGTTCTATTACCTTTCCACTAGGTTTCCTCAACCCTTCCATGAGCAATAAAGCCTGCCTTGCAGAACTCGTGTAACTATTAACAGACAAGGTTTATAATAGTGCTAACGCATAAAGATGTGCCGTAAAGAGGAAGCAGAGTCAAGCCATGTGTTGAGGAGACATCTGCACTCACAGGACCTCCCTGCAGATGTAGATGGGAGGGGGCTATGCAGCCCCCAGCCTCACCGTCCAGCAACGTCTAGATAAGTGTCCGAACATGGCGGCATTTTCCTCAGACGACTCTAAGATTTGCCATTCGATGGCAGACCTGTTCTTGCCTGTGTGTATTttgcttcccttctccttccctggctTCCTCATTGAGGGCCAGGCTTTCATTTGATACACAGGTGGGTTTTGACAACAGCCAACAAGCCATGCCCTTCCCTTCAGAACATGTGACTTCTGAAACTCCGAATGACTTTTCCGGAGTGGATGTGGGTTCATTTCCCTTTACCTCAAAATGTCTCTGGTCTCAAGCTCTTTGTGACTTCCTAGGGGCTCGTGAAAGTTGGTCAGAAATTGTAGAACATTAAACTGGACCACTATGTATACTTTAACGTATACAGTATACGCTTTAAAGGGGTGGTTTACCTTAAACCACCAAGCAATAAAATCAGTAACCTCGTTTCATCCCAGGGTGCTAGACCTATCCATTTCCTACACCATGCCCTCTCCTCCTTGTGACTGTTGCCCACCCTCTCCACTGTGGTAGTAGTGTCCTTGGCCTATGAAAATTGCTAAAAGTCCCCCTGTATCATCCAGTGACAAGgcgaaaaaggagaaggagaaaaaggaagagaaagagaaaaactgctCAAAACAAGAGGAGTAAGTACTGAGAAGAGCTGCCTCCAATGAAGGGGTGCAGAGGTCACAGCAGGCCCGGCctctccctgggtcctgggagtCTGAGAACCTCGTTGTCAGGCCTTGGCGTCGGCTCTGCAGAGGGGCTGCTTAGTGCTGTGGGAGCAGAGTTGGTCCCAGGTGGGGATCAGGCTTCCTGAGACGGTGTGAGGGGCCCACTCTGCAGGGAGAGTCCTGCCCCAGCTCTGAGCACCCAGAGGGGGCTTATAGGTTCAGAGGGCTGTCTGCAGCCTTGGGTGAGCAACTAGGGGCTGTCCCTGTGAGCCTGCTCCTGTGCACCCCTCACCCCACATTCTGTTTGCCTGTCTGCACAGTTGGGGTAAGCTGAGGCCTACTCCTGGGCACTAGGAAATACTATATTCTCAAACTTCACTCCAAACCTGGTGGTGATGTGCACTGGGAACATTCCAAAGCCCTGTCAGTGAGCTGTTGATCTTGCACCCGCTGAGTCAAGGCAAAGGCAGAAAGATATCCTGGGGTCTCCTCCGGGGCATGGGAGCAGCTCTGCAGGCCTGGGCCAGCTTGTGGGGCATATGGGGTGGGAGAGAAGACACATGGccccaaagaaaaagaagaatctcCAGTACCACCTCTAAACTCTAATCCtcagaaaatcttgaaaataaaaacagaaagcaccCTAAGCTGTTGCTTCCTTCAGTGTTGGCCCACATAACCTAGATGATTCCCAGGCTAGTTGGTTTTTGATGGAGAGACAGGATCCAAGCGCCTGGACATGAGTCTTCAGATCATCTGCCCGAATGCACTGCTTCAGAACCACTGGGCAGTGTATAAATGCAcatctccagccccagccctggagggTTCTGGGTGGGCCCTGGGAATCAGCGTTTTCACAGAGCTCCCCCAGATGGTTCCAACATTACCATGCTGCATTTGATTCCCAGCATGCTGAAGGACATGGGTGATACCATGGGCACATGGGAATGTCATCACCATAATTTTATTGTCAGCTGTGGCTCCCTGGGGAGCTGAGCTAGGAGGGAAGGACCTCCAGAGTCTGCCCTCTCCTAGCCTGTCCCCCCATGTAGGGATACCCTATGTGACTCCCCGAGACTGACAGGACGTGTCTCTTGAGTTTAGCTTGCAGTTGCCGTAGGGTCTCTAAGCTAAGCTGAATCTCGAAGACTGTCCAATGATGTGATCTTTCAACACGCTGCATTGTTTGTGTGTCGATGTTTCCAGAAACAAGGACAGCGTGGTGGTGGACCCCTCCAGCGACATGTACTACCGCTGGTTGACTGTCATTGCCCTGCCTGTCTTCTATAACTGGTGTCTGCTGGTGTGCaggtaggggtgggggcagggtatCCACACAAGGAGGGGGTGAGGGTGGCGGGGCCAGGAAGGGTGAGGGCAGTCAGGCCTCAAGACAGAGCTCTGGCTCCCACTCAGGGGACTGGATTTCTGGGCCCCACGTGGCCACCATCCAACTGAGTGTACCTACTTCTCCATCAGTAAGGAGGATCTAAAAGAGCACCATCAGAGTTCTCTGAAGCACCGGTGAGGACCTGTGCTTGTAATGGACAGCAAGGGTCCTGTCGAACATTCTTAATCCAGCTGTAGGAGGAAGATGCAGGGGCGAGTAGCTACTCTTctgaggggaagtgggtgggggttgggcatTCCTGAGCAGCCAACAGGACAAGGACACAGGGAAGGGCACAGTTCTCTGTAAGCTGTGGGCTGTGGGCCTCCCCAGGCAAGTTGCAGTGCTGGGGTGTAAGCTGCTGCCCTTATGAGGGCAGTCGGGGCCTTTGGGGTGCTCCTGAGAAGGCCTGCGGGACAGGGATGCAGGGCAAGGGTAGATGTGGGCTTCGGGAAGTTCCCCGCAAATGTACTTTTGGGATGCAAGGCAAGCTGTTGCTCTTCTGGGGAGAGCTGGAGGCTCTGGAACTTTCCTAAGCAAGCTGTAGGAGGCAGGTGCAGGGTGAGCTGCTAACTCTTCTAATAAGGGATCAGGGGAGGGAGGTTTTAGGGTCTCCTAGGAAATCTGCTGCATGGCAATACAGGGGCAGGATGCTGCTCTTCTGAAGGTAGGCTGGGAGTCTGGGCTTCCCTGAGCAAGCGTACAGGATGGAGGGTGCCAAGGGGCTATGTTCTCCTGAGGGCAAACAGGACCTCTGAGCATCCCTGGGCAAGCTGCaggccagggaggcagggccagctGCTGCTGTCTGTGGACAAGCAGGGGCTTTGGGGCATTTCTGAGAAAGTCTGTAGGAGAGAGAGGTAGGGATACCTTGTCTTTCCACTGATGGTGTTGGTGGGAGTCTGGCCTATCTGAGTGAGGTGCCGGGCAAGGATGCAGGGACAAGAGGCCGTGTTTCCTGAGTGCTGGGCTTTGCAGCCTTCCTGCGCCAGCTCATGAGACAGGCCTGCAGGGGTGAGCATGGGCCTTCCCGTGGCAGCTGAGGCTTTGGGCGCtccggagggggagggagaggctacCCTTCTGAGGGGGCAGGGGCTTGGGGAAGCTCCTGAGCAAGCAGTTGGAGGACAGGGGGGCAAGGCACTGTTCTTCTGGAAGTACACAAGAGGCTGTGGGGCTTTTCCAAGCAAGCTTCAGGGCAGGCTAAGGGGGGAGCTGCTACTCCCTGAGAGTAAGTGACGGGGTTCAGGGCCCTTCCCAGCAGGCCTGCAGGACAAAGATGTGGGCTGAGCTGCTGCTCTTCTGAGGGTGGATTGAGGAGGTGCGGGGAAGGCAAGGGGACTCTGCGACAATCCTGAGCAAGCCTGCAAGACAGACAGCTGCTGCTtcttggggatggggaggagacaTGCTACTATCTGAGTGTAAGTGGGGGCTTTGGGGGTTATCTGAGCAAGGTGGGGGCATCTCCTGCTCTTCTGAGGGGAAGTGTGGGCGTGAGAAGGGGGAGAACTTGGGGCCGCTGCTAGCCCACCTGCAGGATGGGGATAAGTGGGCAAGCTGCTTCTGTGTGAGTGGGGGTGCTGGGGCTGCGGGCAAGCTGCCATTCTGAGGAGGCATCAGGGGGTTCAGGTTGCTCAGGAGCTGCAGGGTGGGGACATAGGCCCCAGCTGCTGCTCTTTTGAGGTGAAGAGGGGTATTTAGGGGATACTGTCCGTATGAGAAATAGTGAGCATAAGGATCtagaaagcagaaaatatttactgGCTTGTTCCGTTGTTAATTTCTGAGAAATTCCTCTAGTTTTGTTGGCATTTGGCCCCAGAAAGGGCAAGTGCTCTGTCTCCGCACATGACTCCACCAGTGAGGCCTAGAACTGTCCCTCCTGGCATCCCGGAGCTTACTGTTAAGAGGCCACAGGGCTCACTCTTTGGGGCAGAAAAGCTTCTCAGAGCTGGGTCTCCTCCTCAGAGCTGGGGCACAAACCCTGCAGGCAGGGCTGATACCAAGATGAACGCCGCGGTGTTCAGCCCGGAGCTGGTGCCTGCTTCAGACCAGCCCCCCGATGTGCGCACTCCTTCCCTCGCTTGCTTAGGGCCTGTTTCGATGACCTGCAGTCTGAGCACGTGATGCTGTGGCTGGTCCTGGACTACTTGGCAGATGTCCTCTATGGCTTGGATGTGCTGGTGCGAGCCCGGACAGGTGAGCGGGTCCAGGCCCAGGGACTTGTCTGGGCCAGGCCACACGGCCCCCTCGTGCATCAGGAGGGGGACCACGGGGACCACAGGGCAGGTTCAGAAGTTCCAGAATGGTGGGCATCACCTCCCCCTGACCACGAGAGCCCAGGTGGGTCTGGGGAAGCCCCAAAAGTGAGGGCATGGTGCTGCCTCAAGCTCCTCTACAGTGGCCCTTTAGCAGAGGTCAGGGTACCTGGGTTCTGGTCTCTGCTGTCCCAACAAGCTatgggaccttgagcaagtcgagttgtctctctgggcctcatttgtATCACCTGTGAAATAAGGCCAAACTGTCATCTCTCAAAGGACCCCTCCTGCAGCGACAGTTCAATATGGCAGGAAACAGGAGGGAGAGCTCCATCAATCTTGGAGTTCCTTTTCCCAGACAGTCGGAGGATCCAAGACATGTTACTCTGTGGTTTTAGATGTATGGaggaataaaatcagaaatagggCCCAAGTGGAGGATGAGTTCCCTCAGATCACCTCTGGGTGTGAGTGGGGGCTAAGAGCCCCCCATGTCTGAGGGTCCAAGCTGTATGTCCTTGGGGCATCTTTTTCTAATCTGCACGAAGACATCACATCAGCTGGCAGGGGCCCGGCTCGTCACTTTCAAGGTTTTTGAGCTGAAAGCCGTGCCATAGTTGCCAGTAGAAACACCACATCACAGCAGTAAGACTCCCTGTGGCTTCATGGTGTCAAAGCATTTCAAGCACCTCTTGGTTTCTCATGAGAACTGCTGCATGAGACAGGAAGTGCAGGCATGATTGTCTCCATCTTGCTgatttggaaactgaggcccagagatgctGGCCCAAAGTGCCCCACTGGCACTCCCTGCGTCTCCACAGTGCCCCGCATCATAAGTTAGAAgacctctggggcgcctgggtggctcagtcagttaagcatccgactcttgatttcggctcaggtcatgatctcagggccctgggatcaagctctgtcTTGCTCcccactcatcagggagtctgcttgtctccctctccctctgttgctccccctgcccatgtgcactctctcttaaataaataaataaatcttttaaaaagaagaagaagaagacctCAAATATGCAGCTTGAGGTTTGCATGAGTAACTTAGTCCTGGTGGTCTGCCACTTCGTGGTCACATAAGCCCACCTTGATACGAGAGCTCCACGGGTGGCCTGAGTCATTGAGCCAGCTATTCCTGTTTCAACCAAGCTTCAGTGGGACAAGTCACCCCCACTCAGACAGGGGTCCCACCCCTGTCTGTGCTTTGGTGCTATCGCTGGTAATCTaagatcagcagggagcctcggGGGGGAAGGCAGGTAGGCACAGAAACCAGGTCATacttgaatgggaaaaaatctcCAGAATCAAGAGAGGACATTATTAAGGAAGTAGGGAGGAGTCCCAAGGTGCTAGGAGTGCTGTGGAATGATCTAGGGGCTCAAGAAACACAATGGTAACCAAAGAATGAAACGGAAAATTAGGGCGTGGGAGGCAGGGTGTCCCTACCATGTGATCACAAACTTGATGCTTGCTTTTCACAAAGGGGGTAGTCCTGCCTCCATCTAGCCCTCCAAGTGTGACCCTGGATCAGCAGCAGCGTCATCCAGACTTGTTAGAAGTAGACCCCAGACCTCTGGAACCAGCAGTGGGGATGGCCCAGACTCTGGGTTTCACAGAACCCTCAGTATGAGTCTGATGCTTACCAAACTCTAAAAGACATTCATCATatcattctctctacttttgtgcatgtttgaaaatgtttggaaaaaaaaagaagaatgcaaaTCTCAGCCTACTTGACTGATTTTACCAGTAATAACGCCTCATGACTCTCCGATGTCCAGCTCAGCTCCAGACCAGTCTGATGCTGCATATGTTTTCAGAGCCCTTGGGATGACAGTAATGTGCAGCCAGAAAGGAGAGCTACTGCTTCCATGggcaatgtttttaaaaagcaggtcaTGGTCCACTGGTGGCTGGTGAAATCAGTTTGATAGGCCATGTGCTTCTGcaatttttatcattaatattttcaaacaaatagaaaatcagagACAGTAGTATTATGAATCCCCATGTACCTTCACCCAGCTTCAGCAGTTACCAACATTTTGCTGTTTCATCTCTTCCCCCACACCCTTTTCTTGGCTGGAGTATTTTAAAGCCAGTCTCAGACAGTAACCACTTTAACATGTATCTCTAACTTTAAAGGacgcattttaaaaatataatgtccaggggctcctggctggctcagtcagaagagcatgaggctcttgatcttggggtcgtggtgggttcaggccccacattgggtgtagagattacataaataaacttaaatatatatatatttaacacatccatttatcttttaaaatttttttttaaatttttttattgttatgttaatccccatacattacatcattagttttagatatagtgttccatgattcattgtttgtgcataacacccagtgctccatgcagaatcttttaaaatttaataatcatTCCTTGCTATCATCTAACAGCAGTCCACATTCAAATTTAGCCAATTAATCTAcatttttaactgaataaaataGGTCAGAATATCATAGatgagaaaatatcagagtgCATTTTTGTAGTAAGAGCTAAATGTGGTTTTTGAAATTGCTTCTGTCATGTATGTATAACTACGTCTTCTTTAGTTAcagtgtaaaatattttcttgtgggccacggtcaaaaaaaaaaaaaaaagcagcgtCTTTAACACCCAAGTGACCTCCGTCTTTTTCTTTAGGCTTCCTTGAGCAAGGCTTGATGGTCAGGGATGCCCAGAGGCTTTGGAAGAATTACACAAAGACCGTGCACTTCAAGCTGGACATGTTGTCCCTGGTCCCCACAGACCTGGCTTATCTTAAGTTGGGTATAAACCACCCAGAACTGAGGTTCAACCGCCTACTGAAGTTTGCCCGGCTCTTTGAGTTCTTCGACCGCACAGAGACAAGGACCAACTACCCCAATTTGTTCAGGATCGGGAACTTGGTCTTGTACATCCTCATTATCATCCACTGGAATGCCTGCATCTACTTTGCCATTTCCAAGTTCATTGGTTTTGGGACAGACTCCTGGGTGTATCCAAACATCTCAAACCCAGAGTATGGACGCCTTTCCAGGAAGTACATTTACAGTCTCTATTGGTCCACCTTGACCCTGACCACCATCGGGGAGACCCCACCCCCTGTGAAAGACGAGGAGTATCTGTTTGTGGTCATAGACTTCCTAGTGGGCGTCCTGATTTTTGCCACCATTGTTGGCAATGTGGGCTCCATGATCTCAAACACGAATGCTTCACGGGCCGAGTTCCAGGCCAAGATTGACTCTATTAAGCAGTACATGCAATTCCGCAAGGTGACCAAGGACTTGGAGACACGGGTAATCCGGTGGTTTGACTACCTGTGGGCCAACAAGAAGACGGTGGATGAGAAGGAGGTGCTCAAGAGTCTCCCAGACAAACTGAGGGCCGAGATCGCCATCAACGTGCACCTGGACACTCTGAAGAAGGTCCGCATCTTCCAAGACTGTGAGGCAGGGCTGCTGGTAGAGCTTGTGCTCAAGCTGCGGCCGGCAGTGTTCAGCCCAGGGGATTACATCTGCAAGAAGGGGGACATCGGGAGGGAGATGTACATCGTCAAAGAGGGCAAGCTGGCTGTGGTGGCTGATGATGGGATCACCCAGTTCGTGGTCCTCAGTGATGGGAGTTACTTTGGGGAGATCAGCATCTTAAACATCAAGGGGAGCAAGTCAGGGAACCGCAGGACAGCCAACATCAGGAGCATCGGCTACTCAGACCTGTTCTGCCTTTCCAAGGATGATCTGATGGAGGCTCTCACCGAATACCCGGAAGCCAAGAAGGCCCTGGAGGAGAAGGGACGGCAGATCCTGATGAAGGACAACCTGATTGATGAGGACCTGGCCAAGGCCGGGACGGACCCCAAGGATATCGAGGAGAAGGTGGAGCACCTGGAGTCCTCCCTGGACGCCCTGCAGACCAGGTTTGCACGGCTCCTGGCTGAGTATAACGCCACCCAGATGAAAGTGAAGCAGCGTCTCAGTCACCTGGAAAGCCGGGTGAAGATCTGTGGGAGTGACCCTCTGTCTGACGGGGGTGCTCCTGGGGAGGCTGAGAAAACAGAGACCAAACAAGAGTGAAAGGCAGAGGTCCGTGCGTGTCCTCCTTCCCAGAGTCAGCCGTTGGTGTGATGCACAGTGGCCGCAGCTGAACGGCCCAGGACTCGGTGAGGTTGCATTCCCATTCTCCTTACCCTTTGTAGGCCATGTGGCCCTGGGagagagcctcagtttcctcatttaggAAGGGGTCTCATCATGTCAGCCCCAGTTAAGTGGCAGGTTATTGTGATATCCCCATGGAACACTTGCATGGGGCAGGGTTTGGTACAGTGTGAGATGTCCCCAGTCCACGAATACGAAAGTGTGCGCACAgaacccttattttttttaatccatgggGAATTTTTAGacttttgaactttattttcttgtaaatGGAAGATTATTTAGTCATCCACCCCCTCGCACACCCCATGCCACCACCTTCTGATAAGAGAGATGTAACAGAAGCTAGAAGTACAACCTGGGATCTCAAATTCAACCTTACATGAGACAGTCTGGGGCACATTTCTGAATCTCGTTTCTCCTAGCGTGCTCTTTGGGATTCTAGAAATCCTGGCCTTTGGTCGTGCTGTGATAAGCATAAGGGATGAAGCCAAGTCGCCCCATTTGAGGTCACTTCGAGCCTTTGAAGCAAACCCAGACCCCCTGCCATCCAGCCCCCGTGAAACCGGAATCGATTTCACAGAAAAGAACAGCTCTATGAGGGAAAGAAACATCTTCTAATTCACCAAAGGGGTTTGAAGACAGCCTCTCCCCTTGTTCCTGAGTCAGGAACAGGGGCAGCCTGTTCTGGCTTGAGGGGGAGAGTTATGTTCAGGGGAGAGCCTTTCAGGTTGGAGGTGGGGGTCCTTAGTCAAGCAAAGCTGCCAACTAGAACTTTTAGAAGATCAGACCTTGAGGCAGTATCTTTGCAAACTGCCTCTCCACTCAAAGAGGAAGCCTCACTCTCCCTTGGAATTATATCCAGCGGCAAAGCTCTCATCTAGGCGGAAGTGTGCGCAGGACAGGACCtggctttttactttttttatccaGTAAATAGAATTCCATTACCATTGTATAAGATATTTCTATATTTGGGCTCTATGATTGTGAATTATAACCTTAAGGGCCTATCCTTCACTTAAATACACATTGTAAATTACCCAAAGGTGAGTCATTCTTCTGATACAGAGAAGCCGTATGTgaaggtttctttctcttttctctttctccttccttttcctcctccctctctccctccctccccccaccttccttcct
Above is a window of Halichoerus grypus chromosome 10, mHalGry1.hap1.1, whole genome shotgun sequence DNA encoding:
- the CNGA3 gene encoding cyclic nucleotide-gated channel alpha-3, producing MVFEPEFLFWDYCAETAAVVPDGGPWDTPARRSDEDHVLLACTLKSMGSGWTSYLPGVHSPSEETSSELQQIAMETRGLAESRQSSYTSQGPTRMSRLIISLQAWTTRHLHHEAQRTDSFLERFRGAELKEVSSRESNAQSNVGSQEPPDKGRRNKDSVVVDPSSDMYYRWLTVIALPVFYNWCLLVCRACFDDLQSEHVMLWLVLDYLADVLYGLDVLVRARTGFLEQGLMVRDAQRLWKNYTKTVHFKLDMLSLVPTDLAYLKLGINHPELRFNRLLKFARLFEFFDRTETRTNYPNLFRIGNLVLYILIIIHWNACIYFAISKFIGFGTDSWVYPNISNPEYGRLSRKYIYSLYWSTLTLTTIGETPPPVKDEEYLFVVIDFLVGVLIFATIVGNVGSMISNTNASRAEFQAKIDSIKQYMQFRKVTKDLETRVIRWFDYLWANKKTVDEKEVLKSLPDKLRAEIAINVHLDTLKKVRIFQDCEAGLLVELVLKLRPAVFSPGDYICKKGDIGREMYIVKEGKLAVVADDGITQFVVLSDGSYFGEISILNIKGSKSGNRRTANIRSIGYSDLFCLSKDDLMEALTEYPEAKKALEEKGRQILMKDNLIDEDLAKAGTDPKDIEEKVEHLESSLDALQTRFARLLAEYNATQMKVKQRLSHLESRVKICGSDPLSDGGAPGEAEKTETKQE